gtttgagtTTTATTGCTCTTCCTTGTATTCTTCGAGAATAAACATTTGTCCTGAAGTAGCACAGCCCCTTAAAACCTGCCTGTCACAAAGAGCTTATGGCTTTGTAAAAAAGCTTTTAAAGCATTTTCAGAAAATTAggttctttatttctctcttctttttaaaaatgttcctttttaaaaatctagaAGCTCTCTCTTGGTAAAGATTGCAATCTtcaatgttaaaaatgttttacagttcACATTGACTCAAGGTGTTAGGAAGTAGAAAAGACCAACTAGtgttacacagaaaaaagacatcCTACATAAACAGCTACTGCACACCACTGGGATGTTTCATCCCTAAAAACAATCTGGTAGTTACAGTACGTGAGGACTAGAGACACAAACTGGAACTGTGACACcaaatgaaagatttttttaaaaaacaaggaatgtttttctaaagtttctctcctcccactgtaatgttgttttgtaatttattcCTACGGCATCAGACCTACATACACTTTAGTGTCAGTATCTCAACAGAAATGTGGGTGGTGCACCCACTGTTCCAAAACCACCACAGTCACAGTTATATCTTATCCAATAGGAGGTGATGTACAGTTGGaataaggagagaaaaaggatgTTCCCCTGCAGATCAGGTCAGGTCATCAtctccaaaataaaatacagacagTTCTCATTTATCTTTCTTAATTCCACAAGTTCAGCTTTGTGATGGAATAATTCATAAAACGATGTTTTGTGCTCTGATCTTTTGGGCCTACTGGAGCCCTGCTACCAAAGATCAATGATTTAAAAACTCATCAAGACAAATTCTGTTGTTATAAAGGAAAAGGGTGAATAAGTGAATAAGAAACATGACACCAAGTTTCCTTTAAAGAAAAggatataaaacacacaactaTGAGTTTTTGAGCAGTGGGAATGAGGCAGTGAGGTTTTGCCactgatgagaaaaacaaagatctTAGTGTGTTTCACTGGCATCAGTCAGCAAGTGATGGCTGGACGTTCCACAGGAATATGGTGCCTGATCTATTTAACCCTCTATGAGCCAGAAATACAGTTATCTCACTCTGAACCTGGCATTAAAGAAAATGGGATCTGGGTCACACAGGGTTCAGTCTAACTCAGTCTAACGATCCCACCTGAATTAGCCTCCATGTATAGCTGGTGTGTTTGAAGAAAGAATCCTGACACCACAGTGTGACAGCTTTGTACTGTCAACAGTGTCTTAATTTACATCACAGTTCAAACTCAAAGAGCTGAAGTTAAAAGTTACAACTTCAGTTCAAACTTATTTGATAGTCTGGTTAATGATCTTCGTATTCATAgatggaaatatgaaaaaaaaaaagcaatacaGACCACagaccccacacacacacacacacacacacacacacacacacacacacacacactcactctcacacgcacacacacacacacacacaccaccgcactcgcacaccacacacacacacacgcacacgcacacacgcacacgcacacacacacgcacacacacacacacacgtacatgtaattagaaaacaaatgaggagaaaaagttaAACACAGTCTCCAAAACTACATCGTGACATTTACTGCTCACAGAAAGAAGTGATTAGCAAGAGATTTGTCAGAGCACAAGAACACATGCATCataaggaacacacacacacacacactttctctccaaGTTCACATGCTAGCATATGGCTCATCCTGGAGTTGACACATACTGAGTGGTAAATAAACTGGCTgggtgaggaggggtgaggagaggaggagggtgacaGACTTCACGACAGCTTTGCATAGAATCTTCAACAGTGaccagacagaaacacagctgaacagtGCTGCTTTTTCTAAAAGAGGGGCagaatttagcttttttttatttcGACAAGaactttgaaatgtttttgtttcctccatTAAACCAATCAACAGGAGGGAAACATCCTGCAGTGTTCAGAGCAAGATTTCTGGTTTTGCTGCCCCAGCTTTGAATCTGTGAAGACTCTGAACCCACAAAGTCACAGGCTGACCTTGTATATAGAGCAGAGTCTTCTAACTCAGATTGTTTTGAAACACACAATACAGTGGTCTTTAGTTGTGGCCTAATTTTACCTTTGGCCTCATTTTGCTTGGCAACAGAATTTAGCTCCAGGAAGCCAAACCACGTCACTGaggcttcaaaataaaagttcaagACAGGATTACTGTTATAGTTGATACAAGACTCGGGTAGACTTGGTATACAAGTAGAGCACATAGACCTCacatggccacacacacacacacacacacacacacacacacacacacacacacacacagaactaaACCACCttaaacaaaaatggaaatgggTGCTCtactggagaagaaaaaaaaatgaagagtgaacaaaaactcaaaaaaacaagaagGGTAAGAACAGGAGTACCATATTAGTAAACAGTTTTCATCCATTATCTCAAAAGTTAAAGCAAGGtgtgaaaacagagggagggggagagagatgggtgggtgggttggggggggggggttgtcaTAACGACTCAATCGTTTCTCTGGAGGTGGAGAGATGCATCATCGTTCTGAGCACGCTCAGATGGTGCTGATGCAACATCAATGGGTTCCTGCTCTGTCACCACGACAACCACAGCAGCCTCTACGTTTCTAAGGGAAGCACAAACAGGATGATGTTAAGCCTCACACCTGAAGGGTCAGAGATTATTAAACACTTACACCTATAAGTGTCACTATTATTATCACCATTATAACAATCAGTCTCACAGTGCTTGAATGCAGCTGTACATACAGCTGTTTCTGATCCTGCTGTTCATCACACCTTCCAGTGTTAGTTCTGTCACTCCTTACAATGACAAGTTGACCAAGTCTGGTGGTCTTCCTACCCCCCTGCTGAGTCTGTGGCCCTTCCTGGCTCCAGCTGAATCACcactgtctgtgtcactgtaagATCTGTGAATGTAAATACCCATTCCCTCTGTGATCCTACCCTGTACCATTGTTCACCTTGATCACTGTCCTGTACCCCCTGCCCTTCACTCTGGGTCAGTTTGCCGTCCCACACCTGCTCTATGTGTCAGCAGACTCACCGTATTCTGGAATACCAATAAATCACCACCACTACAGCAAACTATGAATTAAGGACTTGAGAGTTTTCTTCAACATATTCCAATATATACTTCCCCCCTTCACTGGTTGTATACATTTGAAGTTTGTACAGATAGGTTGTTACAGTCTGATCATCAATGTCATATCACAGTgggttttgtttagttttttttatagtACTGTGTGTAATGTTCTTCGTacttaaaatacacacatttgtgtgGAGTGGGTCCTTCTATGCTACTGGTGCAACTGTAGTAGAaagtttttctgtctcagtggaTTTCCCTCtcatggaaaaaaacatatgtgAATTATCTTTTTCCAGGCTTTCTagtaacacacagaaaagataATGTGCTCCTCTGTAAAAGCAGCCAAAGTGCAGCTGACTATCAGCTCCACGTCGACAGCACACATGAGATAGCAGATATTCTCCTGCACACAGCTGGCCTGGCCTCATGTTATTACTTATATATTACACAATGTTTCAGAAGTTTCCACCGCTAAGCCAAGATAAGAGTAGGAACAGATCTTCCTACGTTAATACAAATTTACGTTCAACCTTAAAGTTCAGCTCAGCTGATTAAAGCTCTCCTTCTGTGCTGCTCCTGTAATCACCCTGTTGAATTCATTAAATTGTtcttgtgtttacttttttctgtttctgttgtcagacaagTGTACAAGCAGAAAATAGAGGTTTCATCGTGGCTCATAGGAATCACTGCTTCCCCACATAAGTACACAGCCACTGTGTGATGATTGATAAAGATGTTACAGGTGACAGAGCCGACTTAATATTATTACAGCCACACGGCTcccaaatgtgttttaatattatatataaatattctgCTTTTCCTCATTGATACTCCAACACAAGGCCAGGGTTTGTAGTTTTATCCGTTCATAAAGtattttaagtgaaatgtcaAGATCCCAAATTAGATTCCtgttttaagactttttaaatgcTACAGCTGTGCAGGTGGTTGCTAAGGTCATATACAGAATAAACATTAATTATGAGCATGGTGTTggctgaaaatgatttttaccTGTGGGCTCATCCTGAATCTGTTCCTCAGTCTCaacaaactctgctgctgcaaaggCAAACATACATGAACGAGTAAGACCCCCAAATCTTTAGAATATGCCAGTGCTGTTCCCTCATAAAGCTTTTCCCCACCAAATCTACAGTACATCCAACAACCTCaagttggttgtttttttctaaatcaaatgtgcatgtgtctgtgtgggtacCCACCTTCTTCAGCTGTCTCCTCTACCTCTTGTGCTACTTCTTCCATCTCTGTGaccatggaaaaaaaacacgtCACCATGAAAAACTGTATGCTCCACAGAATAGAAGCAGTGAACACATTATGTCATCATTAGCTCAACACGGACACCGAATATCATCCTTGGACCACCAGCATCAGTACTTCCATACTAACAGCTCGGTAGACACTATGTTAAATAGTACTACATGTCAGCTTATTCTCTTAAAAGCAGGAGTGAAATGCGGTCATTCTTCTCTGAATAATGCTACTTGGTCTACTAGCACACACTAGTGTGTGGTTCAATCAAATGGGTTTATTGTCTCTCATAAAGAGAGTTTCCTGAACTTTAATCTGTCCTGATGGTTCAGTTATTGGTGCTGAGTTACAAAATGATGAAGGTATTTTATCCTGTGGGAGACAAGCTCTGTATCAAGGAGGAATGGAAGCTGCTGAGACACTAGTGGAAATTGATTTATTACCAAGGACCTCACTACTTGCACTTCACTGACACTACGTTCTGCTTTGATACTGATTAAGAGCTGAAGAAACAACAGCTCCGCTGAAGCTGATACAACAGATACGATATGTAAAACTCTGGTGTTCCCCTTTAATGgagagagtggtatcaatcttgtCATCTTTCACTTCACCAGAGAGTGAATGAGCAAATTTCACagaatgtcaaactattcctttcaGCTCAATGTTGGGATCAAGGTTAAAAATTCATGACAATACCAAATACCACTGGTATACCTGGTCTTTCACCTACAGTATATCCTTTCCTTCTTACCTGGGAGTGTTTGCTCCTCCACTTCTTCTGGAGTAGcctctgtgtctgctgcctctgcctctgcagccTCCTCGACTGCCTCCTCTGAAGGATCTGCATCCTCTTCAGCAGGCTCCTCAACAGCCTCTTCTGAAggtgctgcctcctcctcttcagcctcTTCTGAAggtgctgcctcctcctctacAGCAGCCTCTTCTGAAGgttctgcctcctcttcctctgctacCTCCTCAACAGCTTCTTCAGCAGCTGGCTCCTCTCCAGCAGGCTCCTCATCAGGTTCATCTGCAGGAGGtgcctcctcttcttctacTGCTTCCTCGACAGCTTCATCTGAAGGTCCTGCCTCCTGTTCACTGAGCTCCTCAGCAAATTCCTCTGCAAGAGAAGCCTCCTCTTCTTGAGCTGGTTCCTCCGCGGCTACTTCTGTAGGAGCACTCTCCTCTTCCACAGTCTCGGCCACCTCCTCTacagcctcagcctcctcctgctcctcagtTTCCTCTAACTCAGCCTCTACCTCTGCTGCAGGTTCCTCCACGGCCTCgtcagcagcctcctcctccacagtttcctccacctcctccacagcctcttcagctgctgcctcctctgcaGGTTCATCTGCCATCATCTCCTCTGCAACCTCTTCAGCTACTGGCTCCTCCTCAGCTGGAGCAGCCTGCATTAAGCAAAATCATCAGCCGAACGTTAGAAAATATATCATTTAAACAGTTAAAACAGACATGGGCAACATCTCAAGagagcattttttaaatctgagtgAGATCAGAGGGGAACTTTGGAGCTTTAGAAGAAAAAACACGACGAGAGTCAGAAAGAAACATCCGTGGCTTTAGTTACTCCAAAGATGCAATAGGTTTTATCACGAAAATCCAAAAGTTCAAGATGTAATGAATCGTGGTGTGGTCCCTGTTTTCTACCCTTTGACGCAACAGGCCCTTTATGGTTTAGGCATCTTCTCTGCCAATGAGCTGTTACTCTGATTGGCAGCCAAACTGTCAGACAGTCAAAAGCTGATATCAGACAACTCTAGAGAGACTGGagcaaaacaataacaaaaaccagcatgttaaaacacaacatcttTTGTAATTGGCTGACTCGGGGCAAGTGGGAGTATTGAATGTGAGTAATGTGAATTTACTTGTCACTGCCCGTATTTTACACCACTGTTTAAACCTCTAAGAACTAAAATCGACAGAAATACTGGACCTGCAGGTGCTGGCAGCATACTGGTGCCACCTCACACAGGTTAGACATGTTTGCTATCTACCAACAGTACACACAGGGTAGTTACTCCATCTGATCACAGCAAAAATGTACTCTTGCTGGAATTTGTTGAAGTTGTGACATGTTAATGTTGATCTGTGTGTCAGTAGAAGATATATTTCTATTTCACTGTTTGGGGGAAGAAAAACTAATGATGTTCCATCTTTATCAATAATTGACATTTCTTCTGTCATATTcattcaaaataaattattcattatttaccatattttattcattcattaagtTGAGCAGACCAAAACACTGTAAATCAATCAGTGTTTAGGCTTTGTCTTTTAACTTTTATATAAGCTGTATTACAAGTACCATGCAAATCcccacaaacacagaacaaacagaagctattaaaaaaaactggttTAATGCTCATTACCAGCAGGAGGTGCAGGTTTTCCATTTGAGCGACTATTGTTTTCTTGGTAGGAGGTGGTATTGCCTGCTGCAGGTCTACATTCCTGCTgtgatcattttcctttcttaTGGGAAACACACCAAGAGAGCAAAGCATTTATGAAACCAGTGTGTAATTATGatgcaacaataacaaaaaccaCATACCTCCTCCTCAACAGGATCCTCCTCCACAGGGACATCCTCTTCTACAACAGGGggctcctcctccagcacctCTGGATCCTCCTCAATCACCTGAAAAGGAATACATCACCCAAATGTCAGCAACAGGTTCACacttgtatttgtgtgagtTTTAAACTGATTATCGTGAGGACTAAAGGATAAAGACAATGTCAACCTTCAGCATGAGCATTTAAACTGAAAGAACATTCAAGTGTCTGCATTTGGACTGATTTTATAAGACATAACCTGGCCTATACAGACCTCAGGAGTCTCCacaggctctggctctggctctggctctggctctggcctCTGGCTCTCGGTTCAGCCTCAGCTGCTACTTCAGGTTCAGGCTCTATGGAAGAGAAGCAGAGTGTTGTATAgattctccttctctctcacactctcacactctctctctctctctcacacacacacacacacacaatcacacataccAGCAGTAGACCGGCAGTATTACTATAGTATTACTGTATGCTTTACAGAGACCATTCTACACAAGGCAGCTCATACCAAGCCTAGTGCTGTGGATGTCAGTTTATAACATCCTCGAAGCAAATATGCTCATATAATATGCACCCATCACAACTATACTTTCATCAGTAGGCCTTTAGTCACCTACATATACTGTGGAGTACCTCAACATTTGAATGTGACAAATGTAATTTCTTTGCATCTATGAATTGTCTGCCTGCACTAATGAAGCCTGACAATTCAACAGCGTTGTGACACCAAGTCATTCACACTCAGGTACCTGGTGGTGGAACAGAAGTGTCCTCTGCTACAGCAGCTTCAATCACCTCTTCCACAGGCACAGGGTCTGGCTCAACAACAGCTGAGGTGAAAGGACAATGATGGTGAAGGATGAAATAAATATGAGAACTTTAAAAAGCACTTTAGTTTTTTTCCTGACTCATCAGTTTGTTACTTGGTCCACTGATAAACATATGTTCCACTGGGCACAATGACCtcagtaaaatgtataaatctCACATTTGTTCAACTGCAGTAACTACACATCTCACAGAATGCCTCTTCAATACAACTGCTTTGGGGAAATGCATCAATTTGCACCCTCTGGGAGACAGGttcattctgtttgtttaaGGTTGTCAAGGTTTAGCACCTTCTAAACGGTCCTTATCCACACGCAGTGTCTACTTTTCCTGCAAAGGCTCAAGACCTCTGAGCTGCCAGGAACCCAAAATATAATATGACACACCAACctataaaaatacatcaatctctaatgaaaatcactcaaaatattattacagaggcttaattttaatattaaattatCATACTTAAAATGAACATATATAGCTTAAGTTTAATAATATTGTGTCACTATTTCTACACACCAACATAGCAGCAAAATGTGGGAAACATAACTGTTATCTATGTGTAAACGGATATTATCATTGAACATTTGCAGTGGTGAGAGTGTTTATCATTACACATAAGCAGTGGGAAATGGGATGTCACCTCTGAATTCGGGTGACATCCCATCCCCCATCCCAACAGAACACATTTCAATAATAATGTTAGCTTGCCCTCTTATTTGctggtcaaaaataaaaacattgagGCCAGCTTGTTGTTGAGGTGCAGGCTACAGCTTCAATAGTCAACAGATAAATAGAAGCAGCACATATCTCTTCTTAAATCACATAGTGGTTCTTCTTTTATCAAATTACATGTTCAGTCAGGCTCTTCATGCTGTtatcaaaataaacagcatatTTGTCACTTAACAAGTTCTATTCCCCCCCGCAGAGGTTTGTTTACAGTGCACACAGAGCCTCTGACCTGAAGGCACAGTGAAAGAGCTCTGGTATCTTAATAATGCTGCCATATTGTTACTGATAACATACCACCAATCCATGAGGGCGTGTACTGTACTGATCTGTCACCAAACTACAACCGTGCTCCCTCTTCCCTAATTATCCTAAATATCCTAAATATCTACTATCACTCATGTTCCTATGATGACACAAgagggaaagtgtgtgtttgagaatgTGTGTATAATGAACATGTGTTACCTTCTGGTGTAGGTTCAGGATTCAGGAATCTCCACTGGGGCAGCAGCTTCTTCACTCCGGGAAGTGACGGCAACAGCTTTCTCTTTCAGTCCTACATGAGACGATGCACATGTTGTTGACAAGAAAGTGGTATAGACACTAGATATGTActgtgcatgctgtgtgtgtgcgtgtatgatGTAGACAACTTGTACAGGTCCTAGAAAGTAGAAGTCTGTGTGATATGTTTTGTCTTATATAGAACATTGATCATCATCATTCAAAAACATAGAGGCATGGGTTTTCTTCTGCTGACTCTGAAGTGTTATATTCccccaaaaataaaactggcatATTATGGCAACAGAGTTTTATGAGacaaataattttgtttttgagagTATTATCATGATATCATTTGTGTTTTCCCGAGATGGGTAACTTGTTTAAAGATCAAGAAGATGATATTTTGTTGGAACCTAAGATGGTTTCACGTCactttgattaaaaagaaagacacaaTAATGGATCAAGAAACTTTAttgataaaagagaaaacatttataaTAGTGGAACTCAAAACTCGCTAAATTTGGTAAAACTCACATTTTGTCACTAACAGTGGAGACTGATTCCAGTCTAGTCAAAGCTTAACATTATCACAAACATTTAAGTATCTTTCACTTGATATCAATACTACTTTGCAGAGCGTTTTCAGCTATTTTAATCCTATCCTATCCTTCCCTCAAcctcatcaaaaaaaaaaaaaaaaaaaaaaaaaaaaatggaggctGGCCACAACATCGATACCGGTGATTCCTAAGTGTTAAGTTCACAACCCAAAAGTGTAGTAACCTTCCAGCACAGCACTGTTTCTGCACATTGGCTAAGCTGGTGTCCCCTCACTGTGTCCTTGGTTTTGATAGTAGCACAGACCGTTAGCTACCTAGTTACCTCTCATTCTGAAACATGGTGAAAAGTAATACTGACACATAATATATTAAATTAACCAAAAGCTACAAGCCACTCTAGTTGGAGAATTACTTTTTAGCAGAGCATCTGATCTGCGgacctgttgtttttactggGAGACCTATTTATGTTTGAATTTTGTAATGATAATATTCAGCAGGTGACATATTCCCTGATATGTGCACCATGAACTGAAGACCAGACCAGATGGGAACCACTGATCGATTCTTAGGCCAAACAGGGTGAGGGACCAGTGTCAATAAGATACCAGGGTATTGGTAAAGATACCAAAACAAAGATGgtttttttatcatttcataaatataaaacatattttccagtAAATTCCTGTTTACCTTCATTTGACAAAAGAAGCCAAGCTTCTCAAATGTTGAATGTTGCCTAAACACAAGCAGATGTACAAGAACTTTGTTCATTAAGAAAAGGCTAAAATTGGCAAAATTTTGATTTAGCAGAATGATTAACAAAATTTTAATTCTATTCTAGTCAGTGTCAAAATGATGTtgctgaaaatgacaaacactGGCTTCTTATGGATCTATATATTCCTCTAAAACTGCCACCTCTGACTTCATTTCTTGCCTCCTCTATCAGATTTCTCAGCTttgcttttcttccttttttctttggcagactctttccctctcaccttgtcctcctcctgtgcTTTCTTTCCCTCACCCTCAGCCTTATTCTCCgatttctcctctttctctcctcctttctttgatttcttctctccttccttctcttccttgtgctcttcttcccttttctcATCCAGTTGTTTTGCCTTTTCCTTACGAAGTTTCTCCAGAGCCTTCTCAgtctcctctttctctatcttttcctcttcctcctttagCCTGGCAGCCACTCTTTCCTTCACTCTGGCCGTTATTTCCTTCCTCCCAAgctccagctccttctcctcctcttctttggcCAGGAGCTGTCTGACTTCAGCTAGAGCCAGCTTAGCAAGCTTCTTGGCTTCCACACGTTCATGGATAATGGCCAGTTGCTGCTTTAGAGCTTCACGAAGCTTCAAGCCCACGTCCTTTGTTGGAGAGGTTTCTGGGATGGATAATCAACAACAATGTTTGGGGTTTCACCACTCACTAAATGAGTTGTTATGGGATGAAAACCATGCCAAGACTCACTCTGTTATTGGACATCTCCACACACCAGGCAGGcatgtgcatgtctgtggaTGAACTAGGCCCATATTTACCCACAGCAAGACCTCCTCCATGCCATACTGCTTTTACTTCCATGCAGACTTTGTACACCACACTGGTATGTTATACTCCATTTAACCCACTTTAAATCAGCACAGAACCGGATTAACACCAGATTCATAAAAATTAAAGTACTTAAAACATGGCTTTTACTGATAAAGCACAGGCAAAAAAAGGCCATGAATCTCTAAATCTCAGCAAATCAACCCTGTTAAATGGGTTAATCAAAGATCTGGAGGGTTTCACTTTGTCTATCAAATAAACATACTGGTTTGAGACAATGAAGTGTGAGTAGCTGAAACTTCATCCATTAGGCCACACTGCAACACAGCACAACTTCATGCATGTGGCTGCCTGACGGTACCTTTCTTAGCTCCTGCTCCTGGCTGTGTCTCCAGGGGTTTCATCTGATATTACACACGAACAAGACATGAGTTACAACACTGGGCTCTTTTACATGTTATACATGTGTCGTCATTACACACCTCAAAGCAATCAGTCCTTCTACACAAGTGTTCATCATTGCTACCATCTAATATCAGTTGCACAAGCCAGTTACGCAGCTCCATATACTATCAAGTCCACTAGAAATGTTGCATGAACCAAaactcagctgcagctgaggcAAACCAAACAGAAGCAAAATGTTGCCTTACAACTTAACTTGGCTAAGAACTGTGCTATACATCAAGAGGTGAAGCTCAAGTCCAGCTGTGAAGAATCTAACCTCAGCCTGGTAGAACTTTTTCACAGccaacattttgattttgtaatAGCAGGAAATGCACAAGTGAAACAAATTTCACTTGATGGCTCAGAtaaagtgtcccagtaagctCATGACAGTCAACCAGCACACACAGTGCCAGGACCCTGGAACTAGCTTACCTAAATTGAATGGAATCACTTTGTAATGTTATTGGTAACATCTAGctatgtctgctgtgaaaaaggtccaTAGGACTTAGCACTGATAGCAGATTGAAAACCAGCCACATCTGCAACCCATTTGCAGTACAGCCTGGTGGAGACACTGTAGAGTTGAAGCCTGCAGACAAATGATGAATTGGTTCCATGGTCACAAAACCTACCAAGCAGGAAACCTACCATGCAGAATTATTTTTCAAGATGCAAAAAGGTACACTTAGGGATGTAGTAGAGAAAAACccatttcaacaaaaactatAAAAGTTATCATCAAATGATGACTGAAGTTGCTGcattgtctgttgtttttgtggtggaACAAAAAGATATATTAtttgtagaaaatgaaaaatgtttctatGGCTTTATAATAATCACCAAACTGAGATCATGCCCTGCATTGAATTCACCACCACATCACATTGGTTCATCTCGACAGGCCAAAGCCTGCAGCCCACCTAGGCCTAGAGATGCTGCTCTCATTCCTGCCAGGAACTTAGTTCCTCTGGttcctgctttttttctctctctcctcctgaacCTAGGCACTGTGAGTTCTGGTTGGACTGGAACAGAGTTATAATACACAAAAGCATTATCCCTGATGCCAACCACTTGGAGTTAAGAAAGAAGTCCAAAAGATGCTTTCACTGAATTCACTGAATCCTCCACAGACTGATTTTCAACTGACTGCAAATAGCCTCAAAGGAGGCAACTTACTCAAGTTAAAGAAGCTATGGAGCTTGGTGTCAGTTTTTGTGCTTTACAGCATCAAGTAGATTCATTCTCTTTACAAGCCAAACTTGGAGTTACTCCACCCCAGAGCAGGACTAGCCTGTTTCCAAGTCAGGTGTAGTCCATGCATTCATAACGACCGTTAAGTTCACTGCAAACCTgttgacacagaaacacacaccctcTGTCACATGCACAGGGAGATACACCTGGCAGTTGCTGTCTAAGCTTGCAGCTATTAGTAGATTCAAGCATGATGAATCAAACAAACCTCTCCTTTGCATCACTTGTC
The DNA window shown above is from Lates calcarifer isolate ASB-BC8 linkage group LG4, TLL_Latcal_v3, whole genome shotgun sequence and carries:
- the LOC127138951 gene encoding fibrous sheath CABYR-binding protein, which gives rise to MVSRPEPEPEPEPEPVETPEVIEEDPEVLEEEPPVVEEDVPVEEDPVEEEAAPAEEEPVAEEVAEEMMADEPAEEAAAEEAVEEVEETVEEEAADEAVEEPAAEVEAELEETEEQEEAEAVEEVAETVEEESAPTEVAAEEPAQEEEASLAEEFAEELSEQEAGPSDEAVEEAVEEEEAPPADEPDEEPAGEEPAAEEAVEEVAEEEEAEPSEEAAVEEEAAPSEEAEEEEAAPSEEAVEEPAEEDADPSEEAVEEAAEAEAADTEATPEEVEEQTLPEMEEVAQEVEETAEEAAEFVETEEQIQDEPTET
- the LOC127142342 gene encoding uncharacterized protein LOC127142342 — protein: LSIPETSPTKDVGLKLREALKQQLAIIHERVEAKKLAKLALAEVRQLLAKEEEEKELELGRKEITARVKERVAARLKEEEEKIEKEETEKALEKLRKEKAKQLDEKREEEHKEEKEGEKKSKKGGEKEEKSENKAEGEGKKAQEEDKVRGKESAKEKRKKSKAEKSDRGGKK